In Streptomyces sp. NBC_00704, a genomic segment contains:
- the recX gene encoding recombination regulator RecX produces the protein MTRRTDWAEYVHPDTPREEESGVDDGPAQDGDDRPQHDRRRNEGARDGDDARPRGGRAGRRSAEGGPRGGRGRRLGGFGEPSAKDEGDSSSSRAEQGASSADPAERARAICLRLLTGTPRTRKQLADALRKREIPDDVAEEVLSRFEEVGLINDSAFADAWVESRHHGRGLARRALARELRTKGVDSGLIDEAVGRLDSEQEEETARELVARKLRSTRGLDRDRRLRRLAGMLARKGYPEGMALRVVRQALEEEGEDTEFLENDGF, from the coding sequence GTGACACGACGAACCGACTGGGCCGAGTACGTCCACCCCGACACCCCTCGCGAGGAGGAGAGCGGGGTCGACGACGGCCCTGCCCAGGACGGCGACGACCGGCCGCAACACGACCGGCGTCGGAACGAGGGGGCCCGGGACGGCGACGACGCCCGGCCCCGGGGCGGCCGGGCGGGGCGCCGCAGCGCCGAAGGAGGTCCACGCGGGGGCCGTGGGCGTCGTCTGGGTGGCTTCGGAGAACCGTCCGCCAAGGACGAAGGCGACTCCTCCTCGTCGAGGGCCGAGCAGGGGGCGTCTTCCGCGGACCCGGCTGAGCGGGCACGGGCGATCTGCCTGCGCCTGCTCACCGGGACCCCGCGCACACGAAAACAACTCGCGGACGCGCTGCGCAAACGAGAGATCCCGGACGACGTTGCGGAGGAGGTGCTCTCGCGGTTCGAGGAGGTCGGGCTGATCAACGACAGCGCCTTCGCGGACGCCTGGGTGGAGTCCCGCCACCATGGCAGAGGCCTGGCCCGGCGTGCCCTCGCCCGGGAGCTACGGACCAAGGGCGTCGACTCGGGGCTGATCGACGAGGCCGTCGGCCGCCTCGACTCCGAACAGGAGGAGGAGACGGCGCGCGAGCTCGTCGCCCGCAAACTGCGATCTACGCGCGGACTCGACCGCGACAGACGGCTGCGTCGTCTGGCCGGCATGCTCGCACGCAAGGGTTACCCCGAGGGCATGGCCCTGCGGGTGGTCCGGCAGGCGTTGGAAGAAGAGGGCGAGGACACGGAGTTCCTGGAGAACGACGGGTTCTGA
- a CDS encoding helix-turn-helix domain-containing protein — translation MLEHLTLHGPATSATLARALGLNTGSASYHLRELARYGFVEETTEATVEEAAEETAAETPAQTAAQTGGGL, via the coding sequence ATGCTCGAACACCTCACGCTGCACGGGCCCGCCACCTCGGCGACGCTCGCCCGAGCCCTCGGCCTGAACACCGGCTCCGCCAGCTACCACCTGCGGGAACTGGCCAGATACGGCTTCGTCGAGGAGACGACCGAGGCGACGGTCGAAGAAGCTGCCGAGGAGACGGCTGCTGAGACGCCTGCGCAGACGGCTGCGCAGACCGGCGGCGGGCTGTGA
- a CDS encoding rhodanese-like domain-containing protein: MLERVRSRYARVEAREAYEAARAGEALLVDIRYAALRERDGLIPGALVVERNELEWRLDPRGSHRLPEAVSHDVRAVVICNEGYASSLAAASLHQLGLHRATDLVGGFQAWKAAGLPLTS; the protein is encoded by the coding sequence TTGCTTGAACGCGTACGTTCCCGGTACGCGCGTGTGGAGGCGCGGGAGGCCTACGAAGCCGCCCGCGCGGGCGAGGCGCTGCTCGTCGACATCAGGTACGCGGCCCTGCGCGAGCGGGACGGGCTGATCCCCGGCGCGCTGGTCGTCGAGCGCAACGAGCTGGAGTGGCGTCTGGATCCCCGGGGCAGCCACCGGCTCCCCGAGGCCGTCAGCCATGACGTGCGTGCGGTCGTGATCTGCAACGAGGGTTACGCGTCGAGCCTCGCCGCGGCGTCGCTGCACCAATTGGGGCTGCACCGGGCGACCGACCTTGTGGGCGGTTTCCAGGCCTGGAAGGCGGCAGGGCTGCCGTTGACGTCGTAG
- a CDS encoding cysteine dioxygenase → MSVSPVSSVPPSPSAIAADTSAAAPTQADLLDFVRRTAADAELISSLPLDPEGRTWVRLEGPGGSEAWLIGWPPGTGTGWHDHADSVGAFLTARGTLKEYSLAARLPTDGWKTLELADGVDRERSLAAGHGRAFGRHHVHEVLNESPEEHAVSIHAYYPPLPGIRRYSRTGRVLRLEQVERPEDWQ, encoded by the coding sequence GTGTCTGTCTCCCCTGTTTCCTCAGTCCCTCCTTCCCCCTCCGCCATCGCCGCTGACACCTCCGCCGCAGCGCCCACGCAGGCGGATCTCCTCGACTTCGTCCGGCGCACCGCTGCGGACGCCGAACTGATCTCCTCGCTCCCCCTCGACCCCGAGGGCCGCACATGGGTGCGTCTGGAAGGCCCCGGCGGCAGCGAGGCCTGGCTGATCGGCTGGCCTCCCGGCACGGGCACCGGATGGCACGACCACGCCGACTCGGTGGGCGCCTTCCTGACCGCCCGGGGCACGCTCAAGGAGTACTCCCTCGCCGCACGGCTGCCCACCGACGGCTGGAAGACCCTGGAACTGGCCGACGGCGTCGACCGCGAACGCTCCCTCGCCGCCGGCCACGGCCGCGCCTTCGGCCGGCACCACGTCCACGAGGTGCTCAACGAGTCACCCGAGGAACATGCCGTATCCATCCACGCCTACTACCCGCCGCTGCCCGGCATCCGCCGCTACAGCCGCACCGGGCGCGTGCTGCGGCTGGAGCAGGTCGAGCGTCCGGAGGACTGGCAGTGA
- a CDS encoding putative leader peptide, whose product MTDTNVRLWRRVHMDLVRYAGCVCRPSC is encoded by the coding sequence GTGACCGACACCAATGTGCGCCTGTGGCGGAGGGTCCATATGGACCTCGTCCGCTATGCGGGCTGCGTGTGTCGTCCGTCCTGCTGA
- a CDS encoding FAD-dependent monooxygenase yields MDPVIIVGAGPVGLTLALALARQQVPSVVLDESPGKDEPRLARTVVLREDTAALVQRLTGADLDRAGLRWAGWRSMRRKQVIREVVFDDVSTPAPVHDGDPAEPAPLHIAQHVLTATLRAALEGEPLVKIAADSRLDGLEQEAAGVTAHTRGPRGTWWRGSHVVGCDGPRSTVRKLLDVRFPGRTAVERHAVAALRVELPWTDEALLHRTPPWRTSGPSAGEVTGRPLPDGVWRLDWLLPPGKDLVTPELLVARIRETLAGWSGGSTPAYELLDTGVHTVHHRLARRWRVGRAFLAGDAAHLLGALGAQGLDEGLRDADNLAWKLALAWHHGHHEALLDSYQEERRALVSARLRAADQALPLLRGGGGIRAYVPGSARGQDALLTDAHLGRGPLGAAGGYEGSPLAPRHLEAEVPVGTPPGAQVQDVRVTAEDGSFVQLRDRLGRGALLVLLIAPGTGVWERRHWVSAGIMPRLAAAVTALPSPAELLVAESYPGAAAHTVLLIRPDGHLVAALNGVRPADLYAAAEAALGGPAAAQGPQEALGADGGTKAQRRGKGATGTAAAQEASAAGAAAGSAVK; encoded by the coding sequence GTGGACCCGGTGATCATCGTCGGAGCCGGGCCGGTGGGGCTCACGCTCGCCCTGGCTCTGGCACGGCAGCAGGTGCCTTCCGTAGTGCTCGACGAGAGCCCCGGCAAGGACGAACCGCGACTCGCGCGCACCGTCGTGCTGCGCGAGGACACCGCCGCCCTCGTCCAGCGGCTGACCGGAGCCGACCTCGACCGCGCAGGACTCCGTTGGGCCGGATGGCGCTCCATGCGGCGCAAGCAGGTGATCCGCGAGGTCGTTTTCGACGACGTCTCCACCCCGGCCCCCGTGCACGACGGCGACCCCGCCGAGCCCGCGCCGCTGCACATCGCCCAGCACGTCCTGACGGCCACGCTGCGTGCCGCGCTGGAGGGCGAGCCGCTGGTGAAGATCGCCGCGGACAGCCGGCTGGACGGTCTGGAACAGGAAGCCGCCGGCGTCACGGCCCACACCCGCGGCCCCCGGGGCACCTGGTGGCGCGGCAGCCATGTGGTCGGCTGCGACGGTCCGCGCTCGACCGTCCGCAAGCTCCTCGACGTCCGCTTCCCCGGCCGCACGGCGGTGGAACGACACGCCGTGGCCGCCCTGCGCGTGGAACTTCCCTGGACCGACGAAGCGTTGCTCCACCGGACGCCGCCATGGCGCACGTCCGGCCCCTCCGCCGGGGAGGTCACCGGACGCCCGCTGCCCGACGGCGTCTGGCGACTGGACTGGCTGCTGCCGCCCGGCAAGGACCTCGTCACGCCCGAACTGCTCGTCGCGCGCATCCGCGAGACCCTGGCCGGCTGGAGCGGCGGGTCGACGCCCGCCTACGAGCTCCTGGACACCGGCGTCCACACCGTGCACCACCGGCTGGCCCGCCGCTGGCGCGTGGGGCGGGCCTTCCTCGCCGGGGACGCCGCGCACCTGCTCGGCGCGCTCGGCGCCCAGGGCCTCGACGAGGGGCTGCGCGACGCCGACAACCTGGCCTGGAAGCTCGCCCTGGCCTGGCACCACGGACATCACGAGGCGCTGCTCGACAGCTACCAGGAGGAGCGCCGCGCGCTCGTCTCCGCCCGCCTGCGCGCCGCCGACCAGGCATTGCCCCTGCTGCGGGGCGGAGGCGGCATAAGGGCGTACGTGCCCGGTTCGGCCCGCGGGCAGGATGCGCTGCTCACCGACGCCCACCTGGGACGCGGACCGCTGGGCGCGGCCGGCGGCTACGAGGGCTCTCCCCTCGCACCCCGGCACCTGGAGGCGGAGGTCCCGGTGGGCACCCCGCCGGGCGCGCAGGTCCAGGACGTCCGCGTGACGGCGGAGGACGGCTCCTTCGTCCAGCTTCGGGACCGGCTCGGGCGGGGCGCGCTGCTCGTCCTCCTGATCGCTCCGGGCACCGGCGTGTGGGAGCGCCGACACTGGGTGAGCGCCGGGATCATGCCCCGCCTGGCCGCCGCGGTCACCGCCCTGCCGAGCCCGGCCGAGCTGCTGGTGGCGGAGAGCTACCCGGGCGCGGCCGCCCACACCGTCCTGCTGATCCGGCCCGACGGCCATCTGGTCGCCGCGCTCAACGGGGTGCGTCCCGCAGACCTGTACGCGGCGGCGGAGGCGGCTCTGGGCGGTCCGGCGGCGGCGCAGGGCCCACAGGAGGCTCTGGGCGCCGACGGCGGGACGAAGGCACAGAGGAGGGGCAAGGGAGCCACGGGGACCGCCGCGGCTCAGGAGGCGTCCGCGGCAGGCGCCGCGGCGGGCAGCGCGGTCAAGTAG
- a CDS encoding amino acid ABC transporter permease, with the protein MSTVLYDTPGPRAKRRNVLFSVVFTVVLALLLWWMWQKMDDKNQLESALWKPFVESEAWTTYLLPGLANTLKAAALAMVIALPLGAVFGIARLSDHRWVRAVSGTVVEFFRAIPVLLLMLFANEFYARSTNVGSADRPLYAVVTGLVLYNAAVLAEVVRAGILSLPKGQTEAAYAIGLRKGQTMSSILLPQAVTAMLPAIVSQLVVIVKDTALGGVMIGFAELLNSRGTLAANYANVVPSFIVVAIIFIVLNFLLTSFASWLEQRLRRSKRSTGAVLGVDKVDDLNAAEVGGTYGTGAGGSI; encoded by the coding sequence ATGAGCACGGTCCTCTACGACACTCCCGGGCCTCGCGCCAAGCGGCGCAACGTCCTGTTCTCGGTGGTCTTCACCGTCGTCCTCGCCCTCCTCCTGTGGTGGATGTGGCAGAAGATGGACGACAAGAACCAGCTCGAATCCGCGCTCTGGAAGCCGTTCGTCGAGTCCGAGGCCTGGACGACGTACCTGCTGCCCGGTCTCGCCAACACGCTGAAGGCCGCGGCGCTCGCCATGGTCATCGCCCTTCCGCTGGGGGCCGTCTTCGGCATCGCCCGGCTCTCCGACCACCGCTGGGTGCGCGCCGTGTCCGGCACGGTGGTCGAGTTCTTCCGGGCCATCCCCGTGCTGTTGCTGATGCTGTTCGCGAACGAGTTCTACGCCCGCTCCACGAACGTGGGCAGCGCGGACCGGCCGCTCTACGCCGTCGTCACCGGTCTGGTGCTCTACAACGCGGCCGTCCTCGCCGAGGTCGTCCGGGCCGGCATCCTCTCCCTGCCAAAGGGGCAGACGGAGGCGGCGTACGCCATCGGTCTGCGCAAGGGGCAGACCATGAGCAGCATCCTGCTCCCGCAGGCCGTCACCGCGATGCTTCCGGCGATCGTCAGCCAGCTGGTCGTCATCGTGAAGGACACCGCACTCGGCGGTGTGATGATCGGATTCGCGGAGCTGCTCAACTCCCGCGGCACCCTGGCGGCCAACTACGCCAACGTGGTCCCGAGCTTCATCGTCGTCGCGATCATCTTCATCGTGCTCAACTTCCTCCTGACCAGCTTCGCGAGCTGGCTGGAGCAGCGACTGCGGCGGAGCAAGCGCAGCACCGGCGCCGTCCTCGGCGTCGACAAGGTCGACGACCTGAACGCCGCGGAGGTCGGCGGAACCTACGGCACCGGCGCGGGCGGCAGCATCTGA
- a CDS encoding amino acid ABC transporter permease: protein MFDFLDGYDVLGAFWLTVKLTAVSAVGSLVWGTLLAAMRVSPVPLMRGFGTVYVNIVRNIPLTVIILFSSLGLADIFGMTMGSNDFDVQGFRLAVLSLVAYTAAFVCEAIRSGINTVPMGQAEAARAIGLSFTQTLRLVILPQAFRSVIGPLANVLIALTKNTTVAAAIGVAEAASLMKTMIENEAQTLLIGAVFAFGFVVLTLPTGLILGWLGKRLAVKR from the coding sequence GTGTTCGACTTTCTTGATGGTTACGACGTCCTAGGGGCGTTCTGGTTGACGGTGAAACTCACCGCCGTCTCCGCCGTGGGCTCCCTGGTCTGGGGCACCCTGTTGGCCGCCATGCGGGTCAGCCCGGTCCCGTTGATGCGCGGGTTCGGCACCGTCTACGTCAACATCGTCCGGAACATCCCCCTGACGGTCATCATCCTGTTCAGCTCGCTCGGTCTCGCCGACATCTTCGGCATGACCATGGGAAGCAACGACTTCGACGTCCAGGGGTTCCGGCTGGCCGTGCTCAGCCTGGTCGCCTACACCGCCGCCTTCGTCTGTGAGGCGATCCGCTCCGGCATCAACACCGTGCCGATGGGCCAGGCGGAGGCGGCACGGGCCATCGGCCTGAGCTTCACGCAGACCTTGAGGCTGGTGATTCTCCCCCAGGCCTTCCGCTCGGTCATCGGCCCGCTGGCCAACGTGCTGATCGCGCTGACCAAGAACACCACGGTGGCGGCCGCCATCGGCGTCGCCGAGGCCGCCTCCCTGATGAAGACGATGATCGAGAACGAGGCGCAGACGCTGCTCATCGGCGCGGTCTTCGCCTTCGGATTCGTGGTTCTGACCCTGCCGACCGGCCTCATCCTGGGCTGGCTCGGCAAGCGACTGGCGGTGAAGCGATGA
- a CDS encoding glutamate ABC transporter substrate-binding protein, translating into MKLRKVTAASAAALVLALTATACGGDNKDDAGSGSSAGSGGGGKIKVGIKYDQPGLGLKKPDGSFAGFDVDVAKYVAKQLGYEPDQIEFIETKSADRENALARGDVKFIAATYSINDERKKKVDFAGPYLLAHQDLLVKADSDISKGTDLNGKKLCSVTGSTSAQNVKKTIAPDANLKKVSSYSECIAGLQSGAVDAVTTDDSILAGFAAQDQYKGKFKLAGLKLSNENYGIGVKKGDTATVDKINKALEQMVKDNSWQKAVDANFGPANYKNEPAPKIGVIVK; encoded by the coding sequence ATGAAGCTTCGCAAGGTCACCGCCGCTTCGGCCGCAGCCCTCGTCCTCGCCCTGACCGCGACGGCGTGCGGCGGCGACAACAAGGACGACGCCGGCAGCGGCTCCAGCGCCGGCAGCGGTGGCGGCGGCAAGATCAAGGTCGGCATCAAGTACGACCAGCCCGGCCTCGGCCTCAAGAAGCCCGACGGGTCCTTCGCCGGCTTCGACGTGGACGTCGCCAAGTACGTCGCCAAGCAGCTCGGCTACGAGCCCGACCAGATCGAGTTCATCGAGACCAAGAGCGCCGACCGTGAGAACGCCCTCGCGCGCGGCGACGTCAAGTTCATCGCGGCCACGTACTCGATCAACGACGAGCGCAAGAAGAAGGTCGACTTCGCCGGCCCGTACCTGCTGGCCCACCAGGACCTGCTGGTCAAGGCCGACTCGGACATCTCCAAGGGCACGGACCTCAACGGCAAGAAGCTGTGTTCCGTGACCGGCTCGACGTCGGCGCAGAACGTCAAGAAGACGATCGCCCCCGACGCGAACCTCAAGAAGGTGAGCTCCTACTCGGAGTGCATCGCCGGCCTGCAGAGCGGCGCCGTGGACGCGGTCACCACGGACGACTCGATCCTCGCCGGCTTCGCGGCGCAGGACCAGTACAAGGGCAAGTTCAAGCTCGCGGGCCTCAAGCTCAGCAACGAGAACTACGGCATCGGCGTCAAGAAGGGCGACACCGCGACCGTGGACAAGATCAACAAGGCGCTTGAGCAGATGGTCAAGGACAACTCGTGGCAGAAGGCGGTCGACGCCAACTTCGGCCCGGCCAACTACAAGAACGAGCCCGCTCCGAAGATCGGCGTCATCGTCAAGTAG
- a CDS encoding amino acid ABC transporter ATP-binding protein: MTEVSVTKEDAVASGDLVVLKSVNKHFGALHVLQDIDLTIARGEVVVVIGPSGSGKSTLCRTINRLETIDEGAIAIDGKPLPQEGKALARLRADVGMVFQSFNLFAHKTVLENVMLGQIKVRKVDKAKAEEKARALLDRVGVGTQADKYPAQLSGGQQQRVAIARALAMDPKVMLFDEPTSALDPEMINEVLEVMQQLARDGMTMIVVTHEMGFARSAANRVVFMADGRIVEEAAPDQFFSNPRSDRAKDFLSKILHH; encoded by the coding sequence ATGACCGAAGTTTCGGTGACCAAGGAGGACGCGGTCGCGAGCGGTGACCTGGTCGTCCTGAAGAGCGTCAACAAGCACTTCGGCGCGTTGCACGTTCTCCAGGACATCGACCTGACGATCGCCCGCGGAGAGGTCGTCGTGGTGATCGGCCCCTCCGGGTCCGGGAAGTCGACGCTGTGCCGCACCATCAACCGCCTGGAGACGATCGACGAGGGCGCGATCGCGATCGACGGGAAGCCGCTGCCCCAGGAGGGCAAGGCGCTGGCGCGGCTGCGCGCCGACGTCGGCATGGTCTTCCAGTCGTTCAACCTGTTCGCGCACAAGACCGTGCTCGAGAACGTGATGCTCGGCCAGATCAAGGTCCGCAAGGTGGACAAGGCGAAGGCCGAGGAGAAGGCACGCGCGCTCCTCGACCGCGTCGGTGTGGGCACCCAGGCGGACAAGTACCCCGCGCAGCTGTCCGGCGGGCAGCAGCAGCGTGTGGCCATCGCCCGCGCGCTGGCGATGGACCCGAAGGTCATGCTCTTCGACGAGCCGACGTCGGCCCTGGACCCCGAGATGATCAACGAGGTCCTGGAGGTCATGCAGCAGCTGGCCCGGGACGGCATGACGATGATCGTCGTCACCCACGAGATGGGTTTCGCACGATCGGCTGCAAACCGCGTGGTGTTCATGGCGGACGGGCGCATCGTCGAAGAGGCTGCGCCCGACCAGTTCTTCAGCAACCCGCGCAGCGACCGTGCCAAGGACTTCCTGTCGAAGATCCTGCACCACTGA
- a CDS encoding response regulator transcription factor — protein MRLLLVEDDNHVAAALSAVLKRHGFDVTHARSGEEALQALVPEGPGFGVVLLDLGLPDQDGYEVCGKIRKRTATPVIMVTARSDVRSRIHGLNLGADDYVVKPYDTGELLARIHAVSRRTVPDDPATGQDSVLRLGTVHIELPTRRVTVDGAAVQLTRKEFDLLALLAQRPGVVFRREQIISEVWRTSWEGTGRTLEVHVASLRAKLRMPALIETVRGVGYRLVAPAA, from the coding sequence ATGAGACTGCTGCTCGTCGAGGACGACAACCACGTCGCCGCCGCGCTGTCCGCCGTCCTCAAGAGGCACGGTTTCGACGTCACCCACGCGCGCAGCGGCGAGGAAGCCCTGCAGGCGCTCGTCCCGGAGGGGCCCGGCTTCGGGGTCGTCCTGCTCGACCTGGGGCTGCCCGACCAGGACGGCTACGAGGTCTGCGGCAAGATCCGCAAGCGCACCGCCACCCCGGTGATCATGGTGACCGCCCGCTCCGACGTGCGCTCCCGCATCCACGGCCTCAACCTGGGCGCCGACGACTACGTGGTGAAGCCGTACGACACCGGGGAACTGCTCGCCCGGATCCATGCCGTCAGTCGCCGCACCGTGCCCGACGACCCGGCCACCGGCCAGGACAGTGTGCTGCGCCTGGGGACGGTCCACATCGAGCTGCCCACCCGGCGCGTCACGGTGGACGGCGCGGCCGTCCAGCTGACCCGCAAGGAGTTCGATCTCCTGGCGCTGCTCGCCCAGCGCCCCGGCGTGGTCTTCCGCCGGGAGCAGATCATCAGCGAGGTGTGGCGCACCAGCTGGGAGGGGACCGGGCGCACGCTGGAGGTCCATGTGGCCTCGCTGCGCGCCAAGCTGCGCATGCCCGCCCTGATCGAGACCGTGCGCGGCGTGGGTTACCGGCTCGTCGCCCCGGCCGCGTAG
- a CDS encoding sensor histidine kinase: MRTRLLPLLIVLMAAVLLALGVPLAISVAGAQQQRVVVDRIDDTARFAALAQFVTASSGAGDTTAASTNERRATLGRELASYYDVYGIRAGVFYGTDTPMAHAPRDWYLPESGEVRDAFDEALLSRRSHDPRQVWPWQRNRLVVASPVIRDGDVVAVVVTDSPTGPMRSRILHGWLAVGAGEITAMLLAIGAALRLTGWVLRPVRVLDATTHEIASGRLKSRVAVAGGPPELRRLAGAFNEMADNVENVLEQQRAFVADASHQLRNPLAALLLRIELLGYELPEGNEEIASVQNEGKRLAQVLDDLLDLALAEHAEADLRVTDIGALAAERVAAWAPTAEAKGVRLVGDCPPTTAWADPVTLSSALDAVIDNAIKFTPRGESVEVAVAADGDTSTVVVTDNGPGLTDEELTRVGDRFWRSGRHQNVKGSGLGLSISRALLAAGGGSLTYAHHEPSGLTATVSVPRSPTT, translated from the coding sequence TTGCGTACTCGACTCCTGCCGCTGCTCATCGTCCTGATGGCGGCCGTGCTGCTGGCCCTCGGGGTGCCGCTGGCGATCAGCGTGGCCGGCGCCCAGCAGCAGAGGGTGGTCGTCGACCGCATCGACGACACCGCGCGGTTCGCGGCGCTCGCCCAGTTCGTCACCGCCTCGTCCGGCGCGGGCGACACCACGGCGGCGTCCACCAACGAGCGCCGCGCGACCCTCGGCCGGGAGCTCGCCAGCTACTACGACGTCTACGGCATCCGCGCCGGCGTCTTCTACGGCACCGACACCCCCATGGCTCATGCCCCCCGGGACTGGTACCTCCCCGAATCGGGCGAGGTGCGGGACGCCTTCGACGAGGCGCTGCTCAGCCGACGCAGCCACGACCCCCGGCAGGTGTGGCCGTGGCAGCGCAACCGGCTCGTCGTGGCGTCGCCGGTCATCAGGGACGGCGACGTCGTCGCGGTCGTCGTCACCGACTCGCCCACCGGGCCCATGCGGTCGAGGATCCTGCACGGCTGGCTGGCCGTCGGGGCCGGCGAGATCACCGCGATGCTGCTGGCGATCGGGGCCGCCCTGCGGCTGACCGGATGGGTGCTGCGACCCGTGCGGGTCCTGGACGCCACCACCCACGAGATCGCGAGCGGCCGGCTGAAGTCCCGGGTCGCGGTGGCCGGCGGACCGCCGGAGCTGCGACGGCTGGCCGGAGCGTTCAACGAGATGGCGGACAACGTCGAGAACGTGCTGGAACAGCAACGCGCCTTCGTCGCCGACGCCTCCCACCAACTGCGCAACCCGCTCGCCGCCCTGCTGCTGCGCATCGAACTGCTGGGCTACGAGCTGCCCGAGGGCAACGAGGAGATCGCGTCCGTCCAGAACGAGGGAAAGCGCCTGGCCCAGGTCCTGGACGATCTCCTCGACCTGGCCCTCGCCGAGCACGCCGAGGCCGACCTGAGGGTCACCGACATCGGTGCGCTGGCCGCCGAGCGGGTGGCCGCCTGGGCGCCCACCGCCGAGGCCAAGGGCGTCCGGCTGGTGGGCGACTGCCCGCCCACCACGGCCTGGGCCGACCCCGTGACGCTCTCCAGCGCGCTGGACGCGGTGATCGACAATGCCATCAAGTTCACCCCGCGGGGCGAGAGCGTCGAGGTCGCCGTGGCCGCCGACGGCGACACCTCGACCGTCGTCGTGACCGACAACGGGCCGGGTCTGACGGACGAGGAGCTCACGCGTGTGGGCGACCGTTTCTGGCGCAGCGGACGCCACCAGAACGTCAAGGGCTCAGGACTGGGCCTGTCGATCTCCAGGGCCCTGCTCGCGGCCGGCGGCGGTTCCCTGACGTACGCCCACCACGAGCCGAGCGGGCTGACGGCGACGGTGTCCGTGCCCAGGTCGCCGACGACGTGA